The Nitrospira sp. CR1.1 sequence GTGCAAGACCAGGCTGTCACGGTCTGGTATACGGCGCCGACCGCCATTCGCATGATGATGAAAACCGGCTTGTCCCTCGCCAGACAGTATCACGTGGGAACACTGCGCTTTCTCGCCAGCGTGGGAGAACCCCTGAACCCCGAAGCGGTCGTGTGGGGAGAACAGGCGTTCGGCCGCCCGTTTCACGACAACTGGTGGCAGACCGAAACCGGCGGCATCATGATCGCCAACTATGCGGCCATGGATGTTCGCCCCGGTTCCATGGGTCGTCCCTTGCCAGGCATCGAAGCCGGCATCGTGAGAACAACCGATTCGGGAGAGGTGGAGCCGATCACTGAGCCTGGCCAACAGGGGGAACTGGCGCTGCGGCCCGGTTGGCCTTCGATGTTCCGCGGCTATTGGAATGAACCGGAACGGTACCGCAAATGTTTTACTGGCGGCTGGTATTTGACCGGCGACGTCGCCAGGCAGGATAAGGACGGCTATTTCTGGTTCGTGGGCCGCGCGGATGACGTGATCAAGACCTCGGGGCATCTCATCGGTCCCTTTGAAGTGGAAAGTGTGCTCATCGAGCACAAGGCCGTGGCGGAAGCCGCGGTGATCGGCAAACCGGACCCCGTCGCCATGGAACTCGTGAAAGCCTTTGTCTCGCTGAAAGACGGCTACGAGCCGGACGAGGCGCTCAGACGCGAATTGCTCGGCTTTGCGCGAGCCCGCCTCGGCGCGGTGGTAGCCCCGAAAGAGATCGCGTTTCTGCCGACCCTGCCGAAAACGCGAAGCGGCAAGATTATGCGGCGGCTCTTGAAGGCGCGCGAACTCGGCTTGCCGGAAGGAGACACCTCGACGCTGGAGAGCGGCTCATGACGGTGTCGATGACTCGCGAACAGGGTTTGGAGTTGCTCCGGCAGATGGTGCGAATCCGCCGGTTCGAAGAGCGGGCGGCGGAACTCTACCAACTCGGAAAGATCCACGGGTTTCTTCACCTGTACATCGGGGAAGAAGCTGTGGCCGCCGGCTCCATTCCCGCCCTGGCGAGCGAAGATGCCATCGTCGCCACCTATCGTGAACATGGCCACGCGCTCGTCCGCGGCGCCTCGATGAGATCGTTGATGGCCGAGTTGTTCGGCAAGACGACAGGCTGCGCGCGCGGGCGCGGAGGTTCCATGCACTTCTTCGACGCCTCACGCCGCTTCTACGGCGGGCTCGCGATCGTCGGCGGCGGGTTGCCGGTGGCGGTGGGGTTGGCGCTCGCCGACAAGCTGCAAGGCCGCGCACGCGTCACCGCCTGCTATTTCGGCGACGGCGCCGTGGCCGAAGGCGAATTTCACGAATCCTTGAACCTCGCCGCCCTATGGAACCTGCCGGTGCTGTTCGTTTGCGAGAATAATCTGTACGCCATGGGCACCGCGCTGGCCCGCCACCAATCGCAACCGGACATCGCGGAAAAAGCGAGAGCTTATGCGCTGACGGCTCACACCGTCGACGGCATGGATGTCCTGGCCGTCGACGTGGCCACACGCCTCGCGGTCGAGTTCGTGCGACAAGGCCATGGCCCCTACTTTCTGGAGTGCCGCACCTACCGCTTCCGCGCCCATTCCATGTATGACGCCGAACTCTATCGCACCAAGGACGAAGTGAGCGAATGGAAACAGCGCGACCCGATTGTCACATTCCAACAATCACTACGCGCCGCCAAGCTTTTGCACGATGAGGATTGGGACAACCTGGACGCGTCGATTGCCGCCGAGGTCGCCGACGCCGTGGCCTTCGCGGAGGCCGGACCATGGGAGCCGCTCGAAGATCTCACCAAGGATGTG is a genomic window containing:
- the pdhA gene encoding pyruvate dehydrogenase (acetyl-transferring) E1 component subunit alpha, translating into MTVSMTREQGLELLRQMVRIRRFEERAAELYQLGKIHGFLHLYIGEEAVAAGSIPALASEDAIVATYREHGHALVRGASMRSLMAELFGKTTGCARGRGGSMHFFDASRRFYGGLAIVGGGLPVAVGLALADKLQGRARVTACYFGDGAVAEGEFHESLNLAALWNLPVLFVCENNLYAMGTALARHQSQPDIAEKARAYALTAHTVDGMDVLAVDVATRLAVEFVRQGHGPYFLECRTYRFRAHSMYDAELYRTKDEVSEWKQRDPIVTFQQSLRAAKLLHDEDWDNLDASIAAEVADAVAFAEAGPWEPLEDLTKDVYSPMLDDQRSPSG